A region from the Riemerella anatipestifer genome encodes:
- a CDS encoding peptide MFS transporter has translation MDTTVSKKGHPAGLYLLFVTEMWERFSYYGMRALFVLFMTKALMFDKGLGAQIYGSYTGLVYLTPLIGGYIADRYWGNRKSIIVGGILMALGQFLMFMSGYLYESKEIAPLFMFSGLGFLIFGNGFFKPNISSMVGQLYSENDSRVDGAFTIFYMGINLGAFIAPLLCGYLGDTGNAADFKWGFLVACIGMILSVIIFVLFKNKYLVTPEGEAIGGKPTISETSVKDDVAGANLVDNTNATKKAAATKLMIIWGAIWLVLLGAFYFLMSGDDGNKDLIGAFIFSLTLAAPGYIISDPSLTKIEKKRIWVIYIVAFFVIFFWSAFEQAGASLTYFAEEQTDRHLLGKVVPASYFQSINAVAIVVFAPIFAVIWSALSKRKMEPASPYKQAIGLFLLALGYLVIAFGVKGLAPGVKVSMMWLVSLYTIHTFGELCLSPIGLSMVNKLAPVRFVSLLMGVWFLSTATANKFAGTLSSFYPQSYVSVDKVQNFEKEVNTSLINKDFNIKDKKNVVQIDGQNMIPFDKITVADIKNEDLKQNIKLEIEKAQVVKEKSFLGFKVASLYDFFMLFVFMSGISSVILFLLSKYLVKMMHGVK, from the coding sequence ATGGATACAACAGTCAGTAAAAAGGGGCATCCAGCAGGATTATACCTTTTATTTGTAACGGAAATGTGGGAACGTTTCAGTTATTATGGTATGAGAGCTTTATTTGTATTATTTATGACTAAAGCTTTAATGTTTGATAAGGGGCTAGGTGCTCAGATTTATGGTAGTTACACTGGACTAGTATACTTAACTCCTTTAATTGGAGGATATATAGCTGATAGATACTGGGGTAACAGAAAATCTATAATTGTTGGAGGTATTTTAATGGCTTTAGGTCAATTCCTTATGTTTATGTCGGGGTATTTATATGAAAGTAAAGAAATTGCACCTTTATTTATGTTTTCTGGTTTGGGATTCTTAATTTTTGGGAATGGCTTTTTTAAACCAAATATTTCGTCCATGGTTGGGCAACTGTATTCTGAAAACGATAGTAGAGTAGATGGAGCTTTCACTATTTTTTATATGGGGATTAACCTTGGTGCTTTTATAGCTCCTTTATTATGCGGATATTTAGGAGATACAGGTAATGCCGCAGATTTCAAATGGGGGTTCTTAGTTGCTTGTATAGGAATGATTCTGAGTGTTATTATCTTTGTACTATTTAAAAATAAGTATTTAGTTACTCCAGAAGGAGAAGCTATAGGAGGGAAACCAACTATTAGTGAAACTTCTGTGAAGGATGATGTGGCTGGGGCTAATTTGGTGGATAATACCAATGCTACAAAAAAAGCTGCTGCTACAAAGTTGATGATAATATGGGGTGCTATTTGGTTAGTTTTATTAGGTGCTTTTTACTTTTTAATGAGTGGAGATGATGGTAATAAGGATCTAATAGGTGCTTTTATTTTCTCTCTAACATTAGCAGCACCGGGGTATATCATATCTGACCCATCATTAACTAAAATTGAAAAGAAAAGAATTTGGGTAATATATATAGTAGCTTTCTTTGTTATATTCTTTTGGTCTGCTTTTGAGCAAGCGGGAGCTTCATTAACTTACTTTGCAGAAGAACAAACGGATAGACATTTATTAGGGAAAGTAGTACCAGCATCTTATTTTCAGTCAATCAATGCAGTAGCAATTGTTGTTTTTGCTCCCATATTTGCTGTTATATGGTCTGCTCTGAGTAAAAGAAAAATGGAACCAGCTTCTCCTTACAAACAAGCTATCGGTTTATTTTTACTAGCTTTAGGATATTTGGTAATTGCTTTTGGAGTAAAAGGTTTAGCTCCTGGGGTAAAAGTAAGTATGATGTGGCTTGTGAGTTTATATACTATACATACATTTGGAGAGTTATGTCTTTCTCCTATAGGTCTATCTATGGTTAATAAACTTGCTCCTGTAAGATTTGTTTCATTACTAATGGGGGTTTGGTTTTTAAGTACAGCAACGGCTAATAAATTTGCAGGAACGTTATCTTCTTTTTATCCACAATCATATGTTTCTGTAGATAAGGTTCAGAATTTTGAAAAAGAAGTAAATACTTCCCTCATAAATAAAGATTTTAATATCAAAGACAAGAAGAATGTTGTTCAGATTGATGGACAAAATATGATACCTTTTGATAAGATTACTGTAGCAGATATTAAGAATGAAGACTTGAAACAAAACATAAAATTAGAAATAGAGAAAGCTCAAGTAGTAAAAGAAAAATCTTTTTTAGGATTTAAAGTAGCTAGCTTATATGATTTCTTTATGTTATTTGTATTTATGTCTGGTATATCTTCAGTTATTTTATTTTTACTAAGTAAGTATTTGGTTAAAATGATGCACGGCGTTAAATAG
- a CDS encoding thioredoxin family protein, translating into MKKVILIFSLFLINLALAQEVKWLTFDEAMAAQKTKPKKILLDVYAPWCGPCKLMEKETYGHPEIAKIINENYYAVKFNGEGNEVTHYQNRTFSNPNYRANISGRNAPHELARFLNVSAYPTTVFLDETGKPITNLVGAFRPKELELYLSLFYKDEYKKIETKEQWENFQKKFKSVIK; encoded by the coding sequence ATGAAAAAGGTAATACTAATATTTAGTTTATTTTTAATTAACTTAGCTTTGGCACAAGAGGTTAAATGGCTTACTTTCGATGAAGCTATGGCGGCTCAAAAGACTAAACCTAAGAAAATCTTATTAGATGTATATGCTCCATGGTGTGGTCCTTGTAAACTAATGGAGAAAGAAACTTATGGACACCCAGAAATAGCTAAAATTATCAATGAGAACTATTACGCTGTTAAGTTTAATGGAGAAGGTAATGAAGTGACACATTATCAAAATAGAACATTCTCAAATCCTAATTACAGAGCTAATATTTCAGGCAGAAATGCCCCACATGAGTTGGCTAGATTTCTAAATGTGAGTGCTTACCCAACAACAGTTTTTTTAGACGAAACAGGTAAGCCTATTACTAATTTGGTTGGAGCTTTTAGACCTAAAGAGTTAGAACTTTATCTTTCTCTATTTTACAAAGATGAATATAAAAAGATAGAAACAAAAGAGCAATGGGAAAACTTCCAAAAGAAGTTTAAATCGGTTATTAAATAA